From one Acidobacteriota bacterium genomic stretch:
- the fabF gene encoding beta-ketoacyl-ACP synthase II, with the protein MIERRVVVTGLGLICGVGNTTSEVWEGLMAGKSGMAEITAFDLTGHPVRFAAEVKNFDALKFVEKKESRKMGRFIHFALAAADEAMKHSGLDVTPEVADRFGVHIGSGIGGFDVIEREHSAMLAGGPRKISPFFIPGSIVNLAAGHVSIRYNAKGPNEATATACTSSAHSIGDAFRIIQRGDADAMIAGGTEAAITPMGVGGFAAMKALSTRNDDPTHACRPFDKDRDGFVVGEGAGILILEELEFAKARGAKILGEIIGYGMSADAFHMTGMAPEGEGCFRAMNAALKVAGISPDKIDYVNAHATSTPLGDALESQAIENVFGERAKNGTLLVSSTKSMTGHLLGGAGGLEAGITIMAMLNQTAPPTMNIVELDPQCRLNYVPNKPQAAKIDYALSNSFGFGGTNGSLIFKRWTE; encoded by the coding sequence ATGATTGAGCGTCGCGTCGTCGTAACCGGCCTCGGACTGATCTGCGGGGTCGGCAACACCACGTCTGAGGTCTGGGAAGGCCTGATGGCCGGCAAGAGCGGTATGGCCGAGATCACAGCCTTCGATCTCACCGGGCACCCCGTTCGCTTCGCGGCCGAGGTCAAGAACTTCGACGCGCTCAAGTTCGTCGAAAAGAAAGAGTCCCGCAAGATGGGGCGCTTCATCCACTTCGCTCTGGCTGCGGCCGACGAGGCGATGAAGCACTCCGGGCTCGATGTCACGCCCGAGGTCGCCGACCGCTTCGGCGTACACATCGGCTCCGGCATCGGCGGGTTCGACGTGATCGAACGCGAGCACTCGGCCATGCTGGCCGGCGGACCGCGCAAGATCTCGCCGTTCTTTATCCCGGGCTCGATCGTCAACCTCGCCGCCGGGCACGTCAGCATCCGCTACAACGCCAAGGGGCCGAACGAGGCGACGGCGACGGCCTGCACCTCGAGCGCGCACTCCATCGGCGACGCCTTCCGCATCATCCAGCGCGGCGACGCCGACGCCATGATTGCCGGAGGCACCGAGGCCGCCATCACACCGATGGGTGTCGGCGGGTTCGCGGCGATGAAGGCGCTCTCCACGCGCAACGACGACCCCACGCACGCCTGCCGCCCCTTCGACAAGGACCGCGACGGCTTCGTGGTCGGAGAAGGCGCGGGCATCCTGATCCTCGAAGAGCTGGAGTTCGCCAAAGCCCGTGGCGCGAAGATCCTTGGCGAGATCATCGGCTACGGCATGTCGGCGGATGCATTCCACATGACGGGCATGGCCCCCGAGGGCGAGGGCTGCTTCCGCGCGATGAACGCCGCGCTCAAAGTCGCCGGGATCTCGCCCGACAAGATCGATTACGTGAACGCGCACGCCACCTCGACGCCGCTCGGCGACGCGCTGGAGTCGCAGGCGATCGAGAACGTCTTCGGCGAACGCGCGAAGAACGGCACGCTGCTGGTCAGCTCCACCAAGTCGATGACGGGCCACCTTCTGGGCGGCGCGGGTGGACTGGAAGCGGGCATCACGATCATGGCGATGCTCAACCAGACCGCGCCCCCGACGATGAACATCGTCGAGCTCGATCCGCAGTGCCGCCTGAACTACGTGCCGAACAAGCCCCAGGCCGCGAAGATCGACTACGCCCTGTCGAACTCCTTCGGCTTCGGAGGAACGAACGGCTCGCTGATCTTCAAGCGCTGGACGGAATAA
- a CDS encoding acetyl-CoA carboxylase biotin carboxyl carrier protein subunit, with translation MLSCLVDGKALTADARFPERGVLSLIVEGRQYRAVLDGDAVIIAGQRHEFSIEDPRSLRGGRGAGDGATGPRTVKAPMPGRVVRVLVAVGDEVAETQGVIVIEAMKMQNELKSPKAGRVVKIAVAVDGTVGSGDALVIIE, from the coding sequence ATGCTTAGCTGCCTCGTCGACGGCAAGGCTCTTACAGCCGATGCGCGGTTTCCCGAACGCGGCGTCCTTTCGCTGATCGTTGAAGGGCGACAGTACCGCGCCGTGCTCGACGGAGACGCGGTCATCATCGCGGGGCAGAGGCATGAGTTCTCCATCGAAGACCCGCGCTCGCTGCGGGGAGGGCGAGGAGCGGGCGACGGAGCCACAGGCCCGCGTACCGTCAAGGCCCCCATGCCAGGGCGCGTGGTGCGCGTGCTGGTCGCCGTGGGCGATGAGGTCGCCGAGACCCAGGGCGTCATCGTGATCGAGGCGATGAAGATGCAGAACGAGCTCAAGTCCCCGAAGGCCGGCCGTGTGGTGAAGATTGCGGTCGCGGTGGATGGCACGGTTGGTTCAGGAGACGCACTCGTCATTATCGAGTAA
- a CDS encoding YIP1 family protein: MNEELEAGAGLSEVERVVDVFVAPSKTFTDILRSSSWWLPFVLMVIVTAASAFVVERQVGFDRVVENQIHQNPKQEDQLSNLTPEQRAARVRGMSIGYRYTTYCSFIFILIFVAIAALLYWASFNFGLGARTTYGQMFAVWMYAGLPKLFIGLLTIVTLLLGANVDAYDMKNPVGTNLAYFMPDSSPAIKALLSFFDVVGIWSLILLIIGTAIVAKVSRGKAAAVVVGWWVFGLVVSVGIALATS; the protein is encoded by the coding sequence GTGAACGAAGAGCTTGAAGCTGGAGCTGGGTTGAGTGAAGTGGAGCGCGTCGTCGACGTCTTTGTGGCGCCGTCGAAGACATTCACGGATATCCTGCGCAGCAGCTCATGGTGGTTGCCCTTTGTGCTGATGGTGATCGTGACTGCGGCCTCGGCCTTCGTGGTCGAGAGGCAGGTGGGCTTTGATCGCGTTGTCGAGAACCAGATTCACCAGAATCCGAAGCAGGAAGACCAGCTCAGCAATCTCACGCCTGAACAGCGTGCGGCGCGCGTGCGCGGCATGAGCATCGGTTATCGCTATACCACCTACTGCTCGTTCATCTTCATCCTGATCTTCGTGGCTATTGCTGCGCTGCTTTACTGGGCCAGCTTCAACTTTGGCCTGGGCGCGCGTACCACCTATGGCCAGATGTTTGCCGTGTGGATGTATGCGGGTCTGCCGAAGCTGTTCATCGGTCTGCTGACGATCGTCACGCTGCTGCTTGGCGCGAACGTCGACGCCTACGACATGAAGAACCCTGTGGGTACGAACCTCGCGTACTTCATGCCGGACTCGAGCCCGGCGATCAAAGCGCTGCTCAGCTTCTTCGACGTCGTTGGCATCTGGTCGCTGATCCTGCTGATCATCGGTACGGCGATTGTGGCGAAGGTTTCGCGCGGCAAGGCTGCTGCCGTCGTGGTCGGCTGGTGGGTCTTCGGATTGGTGGTCAGCGTGGGAATCGCTCTCGCGACGAGCTGA
- the rmuC gene encoding DNA recombination protein RmuC — protein MLTILIACEIVTLIVVVVLLLRKQQATDPRLVQLPDHLTRLDARNQASDEHMRQSLSQMRNDIATEAQRSREAGDTAFRELRGEITKNIAELSSLLQTGLGGFRSDNKSSDELLRTAVQKQMDAISQRVSSFTSETNQQHTSLREAINTKLNELMVSNTALQNQLRQAVEERLTKLNDDNSKELEKMRQTVDEKLNDTLQTRLTESFGQVTDQLNKVHTGLGEMTKLSDGVNDLSRIFTNVKSRGGFAEVQLGMLLEQMLAPNQFLRNARVKDGSLEAVEFAVRFPGHAGETLLPIDAKFPREDWERLESAYESGNAEQIAAAGKAFEAAIRTEGDRISSKYINPPKTTPHAIMFLPTEGLYAEVMRRDALQAEVQSKCRVTIAGPSTLSAILTSFQMGFHMLAIQEKGDEVWRVLEGTKKEFGNFEVLMTKMEGQVGTVQNTIQKLGVRTRAINRTLREVGETDKAIPGSIPIDFDQAAGITTFGLAASGEDD, from the coding sequence ATGTTGACCATCCTGATTGCCTGCGAGATCGTGACCCTGATTGTCGTTGTGGTTCTGCTGCTGAGAAAGCAGCAGGCGACAGACCCCCGCCTAGTGCAGCTTCCCGACCACCTCACGCGACTGGACGCGCGCAACCAGGCGTCCGACGAGCACATGCGGCAATCGCTCTCGCAGATGCGCAACGACATCGCCACCGAGGCGCAGCGGTCGCGCGAGGCGGGCGACACAGCGTTTCGCGAGCTGCGCGGCGAGATCACGAAGAACATCGCGGAGCTGAGCAGCCTCCTCCAGACCGGCCTCGGCGGCTTTCGCTCGGACAACAAAAGCTCCGACGAGCTGCTGCGCACGGCCGTGCAGAAGCAGATGGACGCCATCTCCCAGCGAGTTTCGTCGTTCACATCGGAGACCAACCAACAGCATACGAGTCTTCGCGAGGCCATCAACACCAAACTCAACGAGCTGATGGTCAGCAACACGGCGCTGCAAAACCAGCTTCGTCAGGCGGTCGAAGAGCGGCTGACGAAGCTGAACGACGACAACTCGAAAGAGCTTGAGAAGATGCGGCAGACCGTCGACGAGAAACTGAACGATACGCTGCAGACGCGGCTGACGGAGAGCTTCGGCCAAGTGACCGACCAGCTCAACAAGGTGCACACGGGACTGGGAGAGATGACCAAGTTGTCGGACGGCGTCAACGATCTGAGCCGCATCTTCACCAACGTGAAGTCGCGCGGCGGATTCGCCGAGGTGCAGCTCGGCATGTTGCTCGAACAGATGCTGGCGCCGAACCAGTTCCTCCGCAACGCGCGGGTCAAGGACGGCTCGCTCGAAGCGGTTGAGTTCGCCGTGCGCTTCCCCGGACACGCGGGCGAGACGCTGCTGCCGATCGACGCCAAGTTTCCGCGCGAGGACTGGGAGCGGCTTGAGTCGGCCTACGAGAGCGGCAACGCCGAGCAGATCGCCGCCGCCGGCAAGGCGTTCGAGGCAGCCATCCGCACCGAGGGCGACCGCATCTCGTCGAAGTACATCAATCCGCCGAAGACGACGCCGCACGCCATCATGTTTCTTCCCACCGAGGGTCTCTACGCCGAGGTGATGCGCCGCGACGCACTCCAGGCCGAGGTGCAGTCGAAGTGCCGCGTCACCATCGCTGGGCCGAGCACGCTCTCCGCGATTCTGACGAGCTTCCAGATGGGCTTCCACATGCTCGCCATCCAGGAGAAGGGCGACGAGGTGTGGCGCGTACTCGAGGGAACGAAGAAGGAGTTCGGCAACTTCGAGGTGCTGATGACGAAGATGGAGGGGCAGGTGGGCACCGTGCAAAACACGATCCAGAAGCTGGGGGTCCGCACCCGGGCCATCAACCGGACCTTGCGCGAGGTAGGCGAGACGGACAAGGCTATTCCGGGCTCGATCCCCATCGACTTCGACCAGGCCGCCGGGATCACGACCTTCGGCCTCGCGGCCTCGGGCGAGGACGATTGA
- a CDS encoding acetyl-CoA carboxylase biotin carboxylase subunit, translating to MKKVLIANRGEIALRVIRACREMGLATVAVYSDVDRAALHVSYADEAYRLGPGPATESYLRGDLILDVARRSGADAIHPGYGFLSENAGFADACAAAGITFVGPPASAMRALGSKTKARQAADAAEMPRVPGSVTGLSSVEEALRVASEIGYPVMLKAAAGGGGKGMRAVALAAELPSAFTAASSEAERSFGSGEVYLEKLIVEPRHIEIQVIADTHGNCVYLGERECSVQRRHQKVIEEAPSAVVGDSLRRRMGEAAVRLALSCGYVNAGTVEFLVSRDQVTGEQDFYFLEMNTRLQVEHPVTEMITGLDLVHMQLRVAMGEPLGIRQQDIHLRGHALECRIYAEDPDNNFFPSPGLITRLIQPGGPGIREDCGVYAGWTVPLEYDPMLSKLVAYAETRELAIDKMLRALDEYVVGGIKTNISLFRRILSDKDFRTANIHTGYLERLLAEANATPVKQVPGEIVAVAAALLSGSIKTRSSDAIAVTESRWTAAGRREGAGA from the coding sequence ATGAAGAAAGTTCTGATCGCAAACCGGGGTGAGATTGCGCTGCGTGTGATTCGCGCGTGCCGCGAGATGGGGCTGGCGACGGTTGCGGTCTACTCCGATGTCGATCGCGCGGCGCTGCATGTCTCCTATGCCGATGAGGCTTATCGCCTTGGCCCCGGGCCTGCGACGGAGAGTTATCTGCGCGGCGATCTCATCCTCGATGTTGCGCGGCGCAGCGGAGCCGATGCGATTCATCCGGGTTACGGATTCCTGTCGGAGAACGCCGGCTTCGCCGATGCGTGCGCCGCCGCCGGAATCACGTTTGTCGGGCCGCCTGCCAGCGCGATGCGCGCGCTTGGTTCGAAGACGAAGGCGCGTCAGGCCGCGGATGCCGCCGAGATGCCGCGTGTTCCCGGCTCGGTGACCGGGCTTTCGTCGGTGGAGGAGGCTCTGCGCGTTGCCTCGGAGATTGGCTATCCCGTCATGCTCAAGGCGGCGGCGGGAGGAGGAGGCAAGGGGATGCGGGCGGTCGCGTTGGCCGCAGAACTTCCGTCAGCGTTCACCGCCGCAAGCAGCGAGGCGGAGCGCAGCTTCGGGTCGGGCGAAGTCTATCTTGAAAAGCTGATTGTCGAGCCGCGCCACATTGAGATACAGGTGATCGCCGACACGCACGGCAACTGTGTCTATCTCGGCGAGCGCGAGTGCAGCGTGCAGCGGCGGCACCAGAAGGTGATTGAGGAGGCGCCGTCCGCCGTTGTCGGCGACAGCCTGCGACGCAGAATGGGCGAGGCGGCGGTGCGGCTCGCGCTCTCATGCGGCTACGTGAACGCGGGCACGGTGGAGTTTCTTGTCAGCCGTGACCAAGTTACAGGCGAGCAGGATTTTTACTTCCTCGAGATGAACACCCGCTTGCAGGTCGAGCATCCGGTGACGGAGATGATCACCGGACTCGATCTCGTGCATATGCAGCTGCGCGTGGCTATGGGCGAGCCTCTGGGCATCCGGCAGCAGGACATTCATCTGCGTGGTCACGCACTGGAGTGCCGCATCTACGCTGAGGATCCCGACAACAACTTCTTCCCCTCGCCCGGCCTGATCACGCGGCTGATTCAGCCGGGAGGCCCGGGCATCCGCGAGGACTGCGGCGTCTACGCCGGATGGACCGTTCCGTTGGAGTACGACCCGATGCTGTCGAAGCTGGTGGCTTATGCGGAGACGCGCGAGCTGGCCATCGATAAAATGCTGCGTGCACTCGATGAGTATGTTGTGGGAGGCATCAAGACCAACATCTCGCTCTTCCGCCGCATTCTTTCAGACAAGGACTTCCGCACAGCCAACATTCATACTGGGTATCTGGAGCGACTGCTGGCGGAAGCGAATGCGACGCCGGTGAAGCAGGTTCCCGGGGAGATCGTCGCTGTTGCGGCTGCTCTTCTTTCGGGCTCGATCAAGACGCGGTCGTCGGATGCCATTGCAGTAACCGAGAGCCGCTGGACCGCAGCAGGACGCAGAGAAGGAGCAGGCGCTTGA
- a CDS encoding acyl carrier protein: MAAVDEKVKQIIVEQLQVDEAEVTPGASFQEDLGADSLDVVELVMQFEEAFDIQIPDEDAEKIKTVKDAVDYIEKNQKAAK; this comes from the coding sequence ATGGCAGCAGTTGATGAAAAGGTAAAACAGATTATTGTCGAGCAGCTTCAGGTAGATGAGGCCGAAGTAACTCCCGGCGCGAGCTTTCAGGAAGACCTCGGGGCCGACTCTCTCGACGTAGTCGAGCTCGTCATGCAGTTCGAAGAAGCCTTCGACATCCAGATTCCCGATGAAGATGCCGAGAAGATCAAGACCGTCAAGGACGCCGTCGATTACATCGAGAAGAACCAGAAAGCGGCAAAGTAG
- a CDS encoding sialate O-acetylesterase yields MTLRSTLVLLAATCSFTAVRAEVALPKILSSHMVIQRNMPIHIWGTAAPQESVTVKFHASTGTATAGTDGRWSVYLPAEPAGGPFTLTVQGANTVTLDDILLGDIWVASGQSNMEMPLAGFNAATPIKDSEKVIAAANHPQIRLLFVEKDSAEYPQDDAKAVRGWSLCTPETARSFSAAAYFFGVDIQQHEKVPIGLIDTSWGGTPAEAWTSLGGLAADASLMPVFAGRASHMDREATERRYMQLENEAKAAGKPAPPPRAWHPDPASWEPAGLYNAMIAPFTRMPIRGAIWYQGEANTGAGYAELYSRLFPAMIQDWRRQWHQGNFPFLFVQLSAYGAGPASNWGLLRDSQRRTLGLTDTGMAVTIDVGNEKNIHPADKETVGLRLALQGRSIAYGEQITANGPLFRLAYPEGGSMHVWFDYAKGLNAKGGALTGFEIAGGDGEFVPATGKIEGNTVIVSSPQVAEPRFVRYAWANFPAANLYNSAGLPASTFTSFPVP; encoded by the coding sequence ATGACGCTTCGTTCCACACTCGTCCTTCTCGCCGCGACCTGCTCGTTTACTGCTGTGCGCGCCGAAGTCGCCCTGCCGAAGATCCTTTCGAGCCACATGGTGATCCAGCGCAATATGCCGATCCACATCTGGGGAACGGCCGCGCCGCAGGAGAGTGTCACCGTGAAGTTCCACGCGAGCACCGGTACGGCGACTGCCGGCACAGACGGCCGATGGAGTGTCTACCTTCCCGCCGAGCCCGCGGGCGGGCCGTTCACGTTGACCGTGCAGGGCGCCAATACCGTCACGCTCGACGACATCCTGCTCGGCGACATCTGGGTAGCGTCCGGCCAGTCGAACATGGAGATGCCGCTGGCAGGCTTCAATGCGGCCACCCCAATCAAGGACAGCGAGAAGGTGATCGCGGCAGCGAACCATCCGCAGATCCGCCTGCTCTTCGTGGAGAAGGACTCGGCCGAGTACCCGCAGGACGATGCCAAGGCTGTGCGTGGCTGGTCGCTGTGCACGCCGGAAACGGCACGAAGTTTTTCGGCGGCAGCATACTTCTTCGGCGTCGATATCCAGCAGCACGAGAAGGTGCCGATCGGGCTGATCGACACGTCGTGGGGAGGCACTCCCGCAGAAGCGTGGACAAGCCTTGGCGGACTTGCGGCAGACGCATCGCTGATGCCGGTCTTCGCGGGCCGCGCCTCGCACATGGACCGCGAGGCCACGGAGCGCCGCTACATGCAGCTTGAGAACGAGGCGAAGGCAGCAGGCAAGCCCGCGCCTCCTCCGCGCGCCTGGCATCCTGATCCGGCATCGTGGGAGCCTGCGGGACTCTACAACGCGATGATCGCACCCTTCACGCGCATGCCCATTCGAGGCGCGATCTGGTATCAGGGCGAGGCAAACACCGGCGCCGGCTACGCCGAGCTGTACAGCCGCCTCTTCCCCGCGATGATCCAGGACTGGCGCCGCCAATGGCACCAGGGCAACTTCCCGTTCCTCTTCGTGCAGCTCTCGGCCTATGGCGCGGGCCCTGCGTCGAACTGGGGTCTGCTCCGCGATTCGCAGCGTCGCACGCTGGGGCTGACCGATACAGGCATGGCCGTAACCATTGATGTTGGCAACGAGAAGAACATTCACCCGGCCGACAAGGAGACCGTCGGCCTGCGGCTTGCGCTTCAGGGCCGCAGCATCGCATACGGCGAACAGATCACCGCCAACGGCCCGCTCTTCCGCCTTGCCTATCCCGAGGGCGGCTCGATGCACGTATGGTTCGACTACGCGAAGGGCTTGAACGCCAAAGGCGGCGCGTTGACCGGCTTCGAGATCGCAGGCGGTGACGGCGAGTTCGTTCCGGCAACGGGCAAGATCGAGGGCAACACCGTCATCGTCAGCAGCCCGCAGGTTGCCGAGCCGCGATTCGTGCGCTATGCCTGGGCAAACTTTCCTGCTGCCAATCTGTACAACAGTGCAGGGCTTCCGGCGTCCACCTTCACGTCGTTCCCCGTACCGTAG